The DNA region CGTCGGTGAGCTCCATGTAGTTCTCGATCGGCGCGAGGACGCCGCCGCAGCCGCTCGCTCCCACCGGACAGATGTCGTGCGCCGCGGCGTCGGGTGCGGTATCGCACAGGAGGTCGCCGGTGGCGTAGCAGTCGGGCGGCGTCGGCAGGCCGCAGCCGTTGAAATAGACGTGGTAGAGGCCGAGAAAATGCCCCACCTCGTGGGTCACGGTGCGGCCGCCGGCATGGGCTGGAATCGGCCCGGGGCGGCCGAAGGCCAAGGTGTTGATCACCACGCGATCCAGACTCGTGCCGACCCCCGCCCCGGGCTGTGCCGGGAGGAAGGGCACATAGCCCCGCGCGTTCGCCGCCGTGTTGGTGTAGAGGTTGAGGTAGCGCGCCGGATCCCAGGCGAGCGCCGCGCAATAGGGGCAGGGGCTCGGATCGTTGTACCAGACCGTGTTGCAGTCGCGGGTGATGCCGGTGGTCGGATTGCCCTGCGGGTCGAGACTCGCAAGGACGAACTCGATCCCGGAGTCGGCGCCGCCACCGCCCGGCGTGCCGGAAAGGGCGCGAAAGTCCTCGTTCATGACCGCGATCTGGCTCGCCACCTGGTCATCGGTGAGCCCTCCCGCCACGCAGCCGTCGTTCTGGATGATGTGCACCACGACCTGGATCGTCAGCACGGTCGTCGGGTCGTAGTCGGCGGAGGGGTTCGACGACGTCGCCGCGCAGTCCGCGGGATCGGGAGTCCCGGCTCGCGGCGGCAAGACCTCCGCGAACCCTGCCGCGCCGGGCGCGTCGTCCACTCCGCAGGCGGCGAGGAAGCCCTCCGCCCGGCCACCGCTCCAGGCGGCCGCGGCGGGTGAAGCCGCTGCGCACACGAGCCACCCACCGATGAGGGCAGAAGCACAGACCGGACGCAACCCCGAGACCATGCCGCGGACGATAGCGCAGAGACGTCGACAGGCCGCTGCGCCGTCCCGCCACCCTATGAGGTAGCAGCCGCATCCCACCCCATGGCAGGTTGGTATCCAGGGCTCCTGCCGCCAGAGTGGCGTTCGACTCACGTCACAGGAGGTGCGGCATGCCGAGGATTCCCCGCGACGCCGAACATCTATTCAGGCTGGCAGCGCTCTTTGCCGCCGGAGTCGTGATCTTCCTGGTACTGCGATCGATCATGGTCCCGGCGGGCTTCGGCGAGCTCGGGCACTTCCGTCCCGGCGCAATCGGCACCAATCAACAGAAGCCTCTCCGCTTCGCCGGCCGCGCCGCTTGCACGGAGTGCCACTCCGAGATCGCCACCGCGCTCGCCGCGGCGAGGCACGGCAGGATCGGCTGCGAGGCGTGCCACGGACCGCTCGCCGCGCACGCCGCCGATCCCGACGATCCGACGGGCAAACCGGCGACGCTCGACGGCCTCACCCTCTGCTCCCGCTGCCATGCCGCCGACCCGGCGCGTCCGCAAGACCATCCGCAGGTCGAGGTCGCCGCTCACAGCGCGGGCGAGC from Thermoanaerobaculia bacterium includes:
- a CDS encoding zinc metalloprotease, translating into MCAAASPAAAAWSGGRAEGFLAACGVDDAPGAAGFAEVLPPRAGTPDPADCAATSSNPSADYDPTTVLTIQVVVHIIQNDGCVAGGLTDDQVASQIAVMNEDFRALSGTPGGGGADSGIEFVLASLDPQGNPTTGITRDCNTVWYNDPSPCPYCAALAWDPARYLNLYTNTAANARGYVPFLPAQPGAGVGTSLDRVVINTLAFGRPGPIPAHAGGRTVTHEVGHFLGLYHVYFNGCGLPTPPDCYATGDLLCDTAPDAAAHDICPVGASGCGGVLAPIENYMELTDDGCLERFTPEQVRRMRCNLQHYRSGLATTPAIFSDGFESGGSNLWSLTAG